The Apodemus sylvaticus chromosome 22, mApoSyl1.1, whole genome shotgun sequence genome includes a region encoding these proteins:
- the Gal3st4 gene encoding galactose-3-O-sulfotransferase 4 has protein sequence MGPLSPARTMRLWRPRSLGVALGVFMTIGFGLQFLGGSFQRRLPGLQLRQSWIPLLGPTVKSCLPRQRLVFLKTHKSGSSSVLNLLHRYGDQQGLRFALPAHYQFGYPKLFQASKVKGYHPQSSDTQKPFHILCHHMRFNLKEVLQVMPSDSFFFSIVRDPAALARSAFSYYKSVSSAFRKAPSLAAFLSNPRAFYRPGARGNHYARNLLWFDFGLPSPPETKDMRMSPQLPRDPKSLRLHIVPSVASPGTLFRPITTAADSYKQPASLASSDLGPSSFIQWGLAWLDSVFDLVMVAEYFDESLVLLADALCWSLDDVVGFMHNAQAGREQSTLRTANKTVVTGEDQRLTHQARAWNNLDWALYTHFNRSLWARIEQYGQSRLQRAVAELRARREALAKRCLMGGEALDPKYIADVRLRPLQFGSAKVLGYALQNGLSQKDQEECQRLATPELQYKDKLDAKQFPPTISSPLKTSRLLLP, from the exons ATGGGCCCTCTGTCTCCTGCCAGGACCATGAGGCTCTGGAGGCCTCGGAGCCTGGGGGTGGCTCTGGGAGTCTTCATGACCATTGGATTTGGCCTCCAGTTCTTGGGGGGATCATTCCAGAGGAG GCTCCCTGGACTGCAGCTCCGACAGTCCTGGATCCCTTTACTGGGACCAACTGTTAAGTCTTGCCTACCCCGACAACGACTTGTGTTCTTGAAGACACACAAATCTGGGAGCAGCTCTGTGCTCAATCTCCTTCATCGCTATGGGGACCAGCAGGGGCTACGTTTTGCCCTGCCTGCCCACTACCAGTTTGGCTATCCAAAGCTTTTCCAGGCTTCTAAGGTCAAAGGCTACCATCCCCAGAGTTCGGATACCCAGAAGCCTTTCCATATCCTCTGTCATCACATGAGATTCAACCTGAAAGAG GTACTTCAGGTCATGCCTTCCGACAGCTTCTTCTTTTCCATCGTCCGAGACCCAGCGGCTCTAGCCCGATCTGCCTTCTCCTATTACAAATCAGTTTCCTCGGCTTTCCGAAAGGCACCATCTTTGGCCGCCTTCCTGTCCAATCCTCGAGCCTTCTACAGACCTGGGGCCCGGGGCAACCACTACGCACGTAACTTACTCTGGTTCGACTTTGGTTTGCCCTCTCCCCCAGAGACAAAGGACATGAGGATGAGTCCCCAGCTGCCCAGAGACCCCAAATCCCTCCGGCTACATATTGTACCCTCCGTTGCTAGCCCTGGAACTCTCTTCCGACCTATTACCACAGCTGCTGATAGTTACAAGCAGCCAGCCAGCCTTGCCTCCTCAGATTTGGGGCCCTCATCTTTTATCCAGTGGGGTCTGGCCTGGTTGGACTCAGTCTTTGACCTGGTCATGGTAGCTGAGTACTTTGATGAGTCATTGGTTCTGCTGGCAGATGCCCTGTGCTGGAGTCTGGATGATGTGGTGGGCTTCATGCACAATGCCCAGGCTGGAAGAGAACAGAGTACTCTCAGGACTGCCAATAAGACTGTGGTGACAGGTGAAGATCAGCGGCTAACCCACCAGGCCCGAGCCTGGAATAACCTAGATTGGGCTCTTTATACCCACTTCAACCGTAGTCTGTGGGCACGGATAGAACAGTACGGCCAGAGTCGACTGCAACGTGCTGTAGCCGAGCTCCGGGCTCGAAGAGAGGCTCTGGCTAAGCGTTGCCTGATGGGAGGTGAGGCTTTAGACCCCAAATACATCGCTGATGTAAGGCTCCGCCCTTTACAGTTTGGTTCAGCTAAGGTATTGGGCTATGCGCTTCAGAATGGACTAAGCCAGAAAGACCAAGAGGAATGCCAACGCTTGGCCACCCCGGAGCTACAGTATAAAGATAAACTGGATGCTAAGCAGTTTCCTCCTACAATCTCCTCACCTCTCAAGACCTCAAGGCTACTGCTCCCATAG